One region of Xylanibacillus composti genomic DNA includes:
- a CDS encoding efflux RND transporter periplasmic adaptor subunit gives MKKSIKMFALVSLVLMLAACSAGMPTGEGADTPTPVRVSLVQAGQLTQNTEIIGLTKAHQQVSIMPQVSAKLLDLHVKEGDSVTEGQLLAELDNKDLRTALELEQATLGLNQNQLASAQSRMKQVEASAKEAIVQAGKIDDQLEENINQARLAVEQAQLNVDAASIRVRQATSRLEDTSIYAPVSGSILSIGAVKNEMVGMQAPLFTIVTIDPLIVEAQVSAEQLHLLAVGEERTVHFSTTGENKPGIVDSVSPVANQSGLYPVTLKVANEEGEIRPGIPAKVLVPRVLADDTLLVPTDAVVEQGGEAYLYKVVDGTAQRVELTILHALTDLTAVQGELQDGDQVITRGQLTITDGKSVNIVEEGA, from the coding sequence ATGAAGAAATCGATAAAGATGTTTGCATTAGTGTCGTTGGTTCTCATGCTGGCAGCATGCTCGGCAGGGATGCCGACGGGAGAAGGAGCAGATACGCCCACTCCGGTCCGGGTCAGTCTTGTGCAAGCCGGACAACTAACCCAGAATACCGAAATTATCGGATTGACGAAAGCTCATCAGCAAGTATCGATCATGCCGCAAGTTTCCGCTAAGCTGCTTGACCTTCATGTGAAGGAAGGCGATTCCGTGACAGAAGGGCAGCTTCTTGCGGAACTGGACAATAAGGATTTGCGCACTGCGCTAGAATTGGAGCAGGCCACTCTCGGTTTAAATCAGAACCAGTTGGCTTCTGCCCAATCTCGGATGAAGCAAGTAGAAGCCTCCGCCAAGGAAGCGATCGTACAGGCAGGCAAGATTGACGATCAACTGGAAGAAAATATTAATCAGGCCAGGCTGGCAGTTGAACAAGCGCAGTTGAACGTGGATGCGGCAAGCATTCGCGTGCGCCAGGCGACTTCACGCTTGGAGGACACTTCCATTTATGCGCCAGTTAGCGGCAGCATACTGAGCATTGGCGCTGTTAAGAATGAAATGGTCGGCATGCAGGCGCCGCTGTTTACGATCGTAACGATTGATCCGCTGATCGTTGAAGCGCAAGTGAGCGCGGAGCAGCTCCATTTGCTAGCCGTGGGAGAGGAGCGGACGGTTCATTTCTCAACGACTGGCGAAAACAAACCGGGCATTGTTGATTCCGTTTCGCCTGTTGCCAACCAAAGCGGTTTATATCCGGTTACCTTGAAAGTCGCCAACGAGGAAGGCGAGATCCGTCCGGGAATTCCGGCCAAGGTGCTCGTTCCTCGCGTACTGGCGGATGACACCCTGCTGGTTCCTACCGATGCTGTTGTAGAACAGGGCGGAGAGGCCTATCTCTACAAGGTAGTTGACGGGACAGCGCAGCGGGTGGAATTGACCATTTTGCATGCCTTGACCGATTTGACAGCTGTGCAAGGAGAACTGCAGGATGGCGATCAGGTCATTACAAGAGGCCAGCTGACAATTACCGATGGAAAAAGTGTGAACATTGTTGAGGAGGGGGCTTAA
- a CDS encoding efflux RND transporter permease subunit, giving the protein MKLSNLSIKRPIGLIMIVLGILALGFVSLRNLTIDLFPEIDLPVAAITTTYSGAGPQEVEQLVTRPLESALSSLQGIDTIQSTSQPNASLIILLFQNGTNLDNALLEVRERVDQVKGMLPDNAGDPSVMRFDPQQTPIMALGLAGTDLSRLENVAETQVIPYLERVDHVASVTTMGGLTREIQLVLDQAQLRQYGLSAGQIAQALQAENRSASAGVVSKGSQEQQIRINGEFTSLRDIASTLIPLPAGGHITVADIAEINDTFADESTITQVNDEPGLILSVMKQSGGNTVEVAERVGKAIGQIQERLPEGIELTVVMDMSIFIRSSIDSVLQNLIIGGGMAVLILLLFLRSIRPVMVKI; this is encoded by the coding sequence ATGAAGCTCTCTAATCTGTCCATAAAACGTCCTATCGGACTCATCATGATCGTATTGGGCATCTTGGCGCTTGGCTTCGTCTCGCTCAGAAATTTGACCATTGATCTTTTCCCTGAAATTGATTTGCCGGTGGCTGCGATTACGACGACCTACAGCGGAGCGGGTCCGCAGGAAGTGGAGCAATTGGTGACCAGACCGCTTGAGTCCGCGCTCAGTTCCCTGCAAGGCATCGATACGATACAGTCGACCTCGCAGCCTAATGCCTCTCTGATCATCTTGCTCTTCCAGAACGGAACGAATTTGGACAATGCACTGCTGGAAGTGCGCGAGCGGGTAGATCAGGTGAAGGGCATGCTGCCGGACAACGCCGGCGATCCGAGCGTCATGCGCTTTGATCCGCAGCAGACGCCAATTATGGCATTAGGTTTGGCCGGAACGGATTTGTCCCGGTTGGAGAATGTGGCAGAAACACAAGTTATCCCTTATTTGGAACGCGTCGATCATGTCGCTTCCGTTACGACAATGGGCGGGCTAACGAGAGAGATTCAACTCGTCCTGGATCAGGCGCAGCTTAGGCAATATGGACTGTCGGCAGGCCAAATCGCGCAGGCGCTGCAGGCCGAGAACCGCTCTGCATCGGCGGGCGTTGTCTCCAAAGGCTCGCAGGAGCAGCAAATTCGCATCAATGGCGAATTTACGTCATTGCGAGATATTGCTTCCACGCTTATACCGCTGCCAGCCGGCGGCCATATTACCGTCGCAGATATTGCGGAAATCAACGATACATTCGCGGATGAGAGCACAATCACACAGGTAAACGACGAGCCGGGGCTGATCTTGTCCGTGATGAAGCAATCGGGCGGGAACACCGTTGAAGTGGCGGAAAGAGTCGGCAAGGCGATCGGCCAAATTCAGGAACGGCTGCCTGAAGGCATTGAATTAACCGTTGTGATGGATATGTCTATTTTTATCCGCAGCTCGATTGACTCTGTCTTGCAAAATTTGATCATTGGCGGCGGAATGGCTGTGTTGATTCTGCTCTTGTTCCTGCGCAGCATTCGCCCGGTCATGGTCAAAATTTAA